Within the Zea mays cultivar B73 chromosome 10, Zm-B73-REFERENCE-NAM-5.0, whole genome shotgun sequence genome, the region tcgagtccaaaaaggagggcgaaaaacaaatcacaagcaaatagcaagagtgacacaatgatttgttttaccgaggttcggttcttgcaaacctactccccgttgaggtggtcacaaagaccaggtctctttcaaccctttccctctctcaaacggtcactcagaccgagtgagcttctcttctcaatcaattgggacacttagtccccacaaggaccaccacacaattggtgtctcttgctttgattgcaAAGATCTTAGGaataagaaatggggaagaagaaaagcgatccaagcgtaagagctcaaaagaacacgacaaaactctctcttctagtcactattgctttgagtggaattgggacttggagagattttgattcactctatttgtgtcttgtattgaatgcactagctcttgtattgaatgtgttggctgaaaacttggatgccttgaagtgtggtggttggggggtatttataaccccaaccaccaaagtggttgttggggaggctgtctgtcgacgggcgcaccgaacagtccagtgcgccagccacgtcacccaaccgttagggttcgaccgttggagctctgacaagtggggccaccgaacagtccggtggtgcaccggacaggtactgttcactgtccggtgcgccttctggcgcctgctctgactctgcgcgcgcagtccgcgcactgtagcattGTTAGCCGACCATTGAACTCAACCGTTGCGTTGGcgactgttgctccgctggcacaccggacagtccggtgaattatagcggagaggcaatttcagaaacccgaaggtggcaagttcggagttgatcaccctggtgcaccggatagtccggtgcgccagaccagggcagcctttggttgtcttttgctcctttcttttaaaccctttcttggactttttattggtttgtgttgaacctttggcacctgtagaacttataatctagagcaaactagttagtccaattatttgtgttgggcaattcaaccaccaaaatcaattaggaaaaggtttgaccctatttccctttcaaataggcgaaacctgaattttgcaaactttaaacacacactacactcgggattagcgttagaaataattcggagtacggaagatagttctccttgctaagAGTTATTCAATTAATGCGAATGACTttggagccaactcaaatcaatatgagcaagggaactttagagagaggaaaggaggAGAAACAAATTGAGtagagatcaacacaaatgaacacagtgatttgtttaccgaggttcggtttcaaagaacgttgtccctgttgaggaggtcacaaaggccaggtctatcccaaccctttccctctctcaatcggtcacacagaccggtcgagtgcttctccttaatcacttgggtcactaagatgcGGGTGCGGCGGACCGACGAGGCAAAGCTCCGGCGAGCGCAAATTCACTATGGCGAGGCAGAATCGGGGGCAAACAGAGCATGGGGAAAGGTTCCTCACCTTGGGACgacgctcggggaggcttggcgcgACGTCTGGAGCTCCGGGAAAACGGCACGGCGGGCGCGGGTCACCGGCGAACTCGGGCGGTGGCGACTGAGCGCGAGAGGGGCTGGGAGTGAGTGAATGAgacaggagagagagagagagagcaggtgCGCGTGGGGCTCAAAAGGAGCTGGAGGAACGTGGGGCACGACGTGGTCGGGCTTCTCGTCGTGCGTGTGCGAGCGGGGTCATCGGCGGTTGCGGGGAGGATGGAGCTGACAGGGCGGGCCCACGGCACAGAGGCACAGACGCGAGGAGGGAAACGACACGACGCTCACGGGTCGGGcccgcagcgcagagagagggagCGCACGCGCGGCTGAGTGGAGCCGATAGGCTGGCCCCACCGAGCAGAGGGAGAGGGGGCGGTcgggcgcgcgtgcgcgagctAGGCCTAATGGACTGAAAGGCTGAGGGAGAGGGGAGGCGGGAGAGGGGAGGCTGGGCTGCTTTGGCCTTTTCTTTTAATTTTGAAATTTCCAataccttttctttttattttctctattggaTTCAAATCCAACCAAACCACAAATTCAAAATTTGGATATTTCAAGCATATGTATCAAACAAAAAGTAAAGTcgaagctcaacatgatgcaacatttcatgtctCCCATAGGGTTTCATCTACTAAAGTATTAATACATCTCCAAAATAAATAAACAATACTCTATTAAAAGGAAGACAAGAGAAATCTATAGAGATAAgaaaagaggtaacacctgaatttggtagatattatagaagaaattttatacctcaaattcaaggtgttacaaGAACTGAAACGCACCTAACAGTCCGCTCCATTCCCGCTCAACCAGTATTGCCTACACCTCCATTCCTGACACGCGGACACCGACGTGTGGAGGTCGCTCCCGTCGCCTTCTCTTTGCCCGTGGGAAAGTTGCCCGACCTCATTGCCGGGAGTATAGATGTCCATCCGGGCCGCCCGGCACGGACCCGGCCCGAGCCCGGTTAGGCACGGCACGAACAGGGTCGTGCCTGGCCCGGCACGCTGTTGACTCGGGCCGTGCCGGTTCGGGTCACGGGCCAGGACATGTGTCCAAGCACGGCCCAGAGAGGCCAAAAACGTGCCGGGTTGGCCCGAAAGCCTCTGGGCCATTCCGGGCCGTGCCCTCCACTGGCCCGAAAAATCACAGAAATACAAAAAATCTGGAAACACAAGCACtaaaattctaaaattctaaatacTAAAACACAAGCACACATAAAATATGGAAACAAATAATTATGGAGCTGTGTGCAatggctgcctcattaaaaaccttcttaggcaaaaactcacacctcgtgagaaaaaagcctaagaaggaaaaaagagtacagcCACAGCTCCTAAGCCCTAAGGCATAAGTTCATACAGATACAGTACAGTCCATGAGTTCATTACAAGAATAAGCCATCAGGCATCAGGCAAACAACTAAGCTAGCCAACCACCACTCCACCAGTCCACCACCAACTACTGGTTGTGTTCTTCTGGATCATCAAGGTACAAGTTCTCATGTTCAGCTTCAAGTTCCCTTGTCTCTTCCTCCACAGTATGCTGCAGGTGAGCATCAGCAAGCTCCCAGTCTTTTATGCAAGACAAAACCTCGACCATATCTGGAGCCAGGCGACGTCGACGCTCTTCAATCACCCTGCCAGCAAGACTAAAGGTAGACTCTGAAGATATAGTAGAAGCTGGGACTGTCAATACATCTTTAGCAAGTAGAGCAAGAATAGGATAAGTGAGCTTATGCTGATGCCACCAAGATAGGACATTGAAGTCCTCATCAAACTCAGTAATAGTATCACTATCTAAGTAAGATGCCAGCTCAGAAGTGGATGCAGCAGTAGAGATAGAACTAGAACCTGGTCTCCTTCCCACAGAAAGCTCACCATCATAGTCATCATCACCATAGATTTCATCCCATGCCATTTTTTTCTTACCAGAACCAAGAGATGTTGGGTGTTGATTAGCACGCAGGCGTGTGTCACCAAATTTAGCTTCATACAACTGAAATATCTTGGATAGTTTAGATCTAACTTCAATTGGAACATTAGAGTAATTTGTACCAGTTAAGCTAGCTAACCTGACAAGGAGTTTGTTAAAACCCCTCATCTTAGCCCTTGGGTCTAAAATAAATGCAACAGCATATAGAATAGGAATATCCCTCCAATATTTCAAAAATTTATCTTTCATAGGAACAACAGCAGCCCTAAGAAGTCTATCATTTTCAAATGCATTTAGATGTCTGGCTATCCTtagaatatggtgtagcatcaaaGTAGCAGTAGGGTAGTACACACCAGACAATGCAACTGTGGATTCATAAAATAATTCTAGGAAAGAAAGAACTTTTTCAGCAATTGTCCAATGATCATCAGTGAGTAAAGGAGTACCATCAGAATGCAAAGGATACTGAGTTTTGATAAAAACAGAAAAGCTGGACTTGTATGGTACTAGGTGTTTAAGCATTAAGTATGTAGAATTCCATCTAACATCCATGTCAACACCAAACTTACGAGGACGAATAGCCATACTCATACAATAGCTTTTATATGCAGCTATTCGTTGATTTGAAGCATTTAAAAAGGTTATAGCAGTTCTAAAGTCATCAATATAAGCTTTCAAATGTTGAAGACCAGCTTTAACAATTAAATTAATAACATGACAGGAACATCTTTGATGCAAGAACATAGTGCACAAGTCATCATCAGTAGGTGTAaatgaatcatcatcatcatcagtcaCAACAGGAGCAGGCACACCAAGGTAACCAGACAAGAAAGGTCTCAGATATTTCATGGCAGTATTATTTGATGAAGCATTATCTAAGGTGATTGCAAATACTTTATCAGTTAAAGCATAATCATCTATCATAGTAGCAACCAGATTAGCAATACTAACACCACTATGTTTACCATCAATTAACCTTAGACCAAGCAACCTTTTTTCTATTTCCCAGTGAGAATTCACAAAATGAGCAACTACACTTAAATAGTCTTCCTTAGCCTTGCCAGCCCAAATATCAGAGGTTAGACAAACAGATGTAACATCAGTTTTCAAAGTACCAATTAAGTTTACCTTACGCTCATTATATAACTTAATCATGTCCCTAGCAGTAGTTTGCCTAGAAACATGCACAAATCTAGGGTTATGTGCACGAGTGATGTATTCTTGAAATGCATCAGTGGAGCCATGCCATAGAGGTAGATCATCTCTAGCTATCAAACGACAAAGTTCATTCCTTGCAACAGAAGGACAGTACTCCCAACGCTGCAAAGAACCATCGGGGTTGTACTTAAGCACAGTTTGGGTTTGGCCAGAGCGATCGTGGGCCTTCTTAGCACTACAATTGTGTCTAAGCAAGTGACCAGTACCAGAAGAGGATCTAGCACTTAATGTCTCATGACAGAACTTGCATCGAGCAGCATACCTTACACGCTTACCATTTACCAGATTGGTTAACTCGTCGAAATTGTTCCAAACTTTGGATCTCTTCCTTGAGCCGCCACCAGCAGAGGCAGTGGTAGATGCTGGTGGGCTCGTGGAGTCCGTAGCAGTGCCAGTGCCTGTTCTAGAGGCGACGAAATCCTCGAGGTCGACTGGATCTAAATGAGTGACACCAACACCCAATAAGGCTTGTCTAGCATCCATCGCCTCATTGTGGTCCTCAAGTTGTCGCTCCGCCTCCTCATCCTCTGCAGCCGGGTCAAGATCCATAGTATTGAGACCTTGACCTCGACAACGAGGACGAGGAACACACCGGTCTCCGACTCTCGGCTCTCGGCTCTCGGCACCCGTCTCCGACTCCTCAACGACTGCACGGCACCCGATTTAACCGATACCTACGTTGAGGAATACACCGGAAGAATTAGGGTTAGGACTTAGGAGAAGGGCATTAGGGTTAGGGAAAGGAGTAGGGCCCGAGGGACTCACCTTGTGCAGTCGGAGCACCGGAGACGACGGACGATGGCCGAGATCCGTGGAGCGAGGAACACCGGAGGGGATTAGGGTTAGGGAGAGGACCGGGAGAGGAAGGTAAGGACAGAGAGGAAGTATAGATGTCCAAGCACGGCGCGGGCGACCGACGTGCAACTGATTCCAAGCACAGGAGACACCGGCGGACGGCGGCGAACCGCAGATCAGAGAGGGGAGAGGAGATTAGGGTTCGGGCGGAGAGAGCAAGAGAGCGAGGCGAGGGCGAGAGAGCGAGGCGAGGGCGAGAGCGTAAATGCGACTGGCGAGGCGAGGGCGACACTGAGGCTGTGTCCGTAAATGCGGCGGCGGGGTGTGGCTGCTGGGCTGGGCCACTGGGGCGCGTCGCGCGCGGCCGGTTAACCTaaccgggccgccgcgtgcctccCCCTCAGGCGGGCCGGGTCGGGCTATACCCGACGGGCCGATTTCTGTGGCCCAGCCCGACACGGCGAACGGGCCGGGCTAGCCCAGGCACGATTGAAGCCGGGCCGTGCCggtgctgggccgggccactttcgTGCCGTGTCGTGGGCCGCCCGGTGGGCCCGGCCCAGATGGACATCTATAGCCGGGAGCGGTGCCCTAGGTAATCTGACTGGATCAGGGAGAGCTGACCCGCACGGATAGGCTTTCAAATGGGTCATAAAAATTTCACGACGTCTATTTCCACACAGGCTTCGCGCCCCTGGAAAACGCTAGTTCCCCGGGAAACGGGCTGCCAAACTTGCCCTAAGGAGAAGAAATAAAACACCATATTCTTCGTTATGTATTGGTGTGGGATAATATGGCACGCTAGAGAACGATTTTCACTATTATATTTTTTAATCTAAACACTTTTAAATAAAACTCAGAAAACTATGTACAAAAGTATCTTTATCCAACACtatataaaaatatgtttttatAAGACGGCAATTAATATGTCATTACaattttatattatttattttgcATCTCAACAACCTCGAATGATAAAATTCAAAACTAGAAAATTATAGATCACAGCTATACTTTTTACATGAAGAGTATCTTAATTGGAGACCATATAAAAAGGGATGAATTTTCTAAGACAGTAAGCCCTGATAGCTGCTAAAAGTTTATATTACTTCTTAGCATTATAACGATATCaaataaaaaataaaactgaaaagTTAGAAAATCGTATATCTGATCGAGAACTAGAATCCCCCAGTGTCATGGCCAAACAGTACTTCCACACCTACTAGAAAGGTGCGGTAAGGTTTTTCACGTGAAAATTGTTGTCCAGCGTGACAGATCATATCGACCGATGTACCTATGTCTACGTGATTTTGCCAAAACTGTTAGAAATAAAAATAAAGAGTGGATAAGTAAAATTATTCCCTACCGCAGACACCGCTGCTGGATGCTTGGATGGACGGTGGACTGGACTCGAAGGGAAACATTGCCAAAAGAAAATCTGCAGTTGAACTCTGTTGATGCCAAAAGAAAAGGTgtgtgctgtgttctgtccaccatgATTAGCTTCTAACTAGAGATAGACTCAATACTAATTAATACTAAGATatcgtttggttcacgaaatgtaacatAAATGACAACGGTAATAATTCACACTCTAGTATCAACGGTAACAAGTATAAATAGACCGGTATTAGTTTATAGGGTGGTATCTAATTACGATTGAACTTAAACAAACATAGTTTAACATTATCAGTTATACATTATGTTACAAATATATGAACTATAAACAAGGCACTAGATGATTACAgttgttgtcacacccggctttaaaggacaaagctggatgcatctcatacatgcgtcaaagaagacaacatatataataacaaagtatataaagataaatgtcataataatcagagtatttattacatagcggaagtcttacaaaatagaagataaatataaaagaatctaaaatctatccttggcgccagaaagtcaactcgaAGACGCCACCTATATCAAATCACACTCCTCGATAAGTGACTCCTCTTGAACCTCATATTCTTCTCCTctaggggtgagacagcaagggtgagctcacacatgttcattgctcaacaagttgtggggaataatgtgcataaacacaccaaaggtgggagttcatgggaTGTGTAAAGTTGATCAACAAtgggggttaaagttgagcattgcttttaataagttggtcaaattttattagcagttactaaatgtaagtaaataccaaaccataataataatagtagaacaaaattaataaataatcccatgcaatgcaaatgacaaattgaatttaagttccataaattaatcatgcgagagtcctgagctgctcatgaccgtgagcttggctagtataccagttttatactctgcagaggttgtaccctgtacctatagggtacattcgggccgcccggcccagcccaagcccgaaaaggcccgtattgtttaaatttcgggccggcccgacccgtttgaatttcgggtcgtgccgggccggcccatgggcctagcccttggcccacggcccggcccgtaattgcttaaacgtgtcaggcttatttcgggcggcccgaaattataaaagcccgaaattcaatttttggcccgaaattcacattaggcccgaaattcagtttttggcccaaaattcacattagagccctaaattcagaaaaataataaaacaaataaaagataagacaaataaatttgaacaaaatcaaacttaatatttgtattaaagttaccacagctatgcaatgactacctcgtttataaatcattttgttagaaggaaaaagagtataatcagctctatacaaagttcgtaagttcagtttattgtctaatgttcataacaaaagtaaaattacatcacacactctaattAAAAGATAAAAAAagatctaactagcattatctctagctttgtgttttttatcaagtatatgtgtcggcgtttcgaacccggggggtccctggaccgacgagtaaattgtcgccgcgtgccccagcctagatgggtcggcgtgagacggagcgcgaaggggggagagaagccagagggagacaggcgtaaaaggggaaacccacggccttcgtgtttgtcccgcgcccaggtcgggtgcgcttgcagtagagggttacaagcgtccgcgtgggagagagcgagaggcttatgcgcgtgccgtcccgtccttccccgcgcggccaaccctctgtaagagggccctggacctcccttttataggcgtaaggagagggtccaggtgtacaatgggagatgtagcagtgtgctaacgtgtctagcggggaggAGCTAGTGTCctgagtacatgccgtcgtggcagccggagaggttttggcaccctgttcgtgtgatgtcgtggcagtcggaggagcgctggagcctggcggaaggacagctgtcggggctgtcgagtccttgctgacgtctccttgcttccgtaagggggctgagagccgccgccgtcatggggcatgcggggcgccatcattacttgtttaccggggcgagccagatgggacgtcggtcttgttccccgtagcctgagctagataggggtagggtaatgatggcccctcctgtgacgtggtcggttcgagccctgggttgggcgaggcggaggctcctccgaggtcgaggtcgagtctgtcttccgaggccgaggtcgagtccgagcccctgggtcgggcgaggcggagaccgtcggctgaggccagggctgagtccgagccctggggtcgggcgaggcggagttcgtcgtcttccggggctgagcccgagtccgagccctggggtcgggcgaggcggagttcgtcgtcttccggggctgagcccgagtccgagccctagggtcgggcgaggcgaagttcgtcgtcttccggggctgagcccgagtccgagccctggggtcggccgAGGCAGAGTtcttcgtcttccggggctgagcccgagttcgagccctggggtcgggcgaggcggagttcgtcgtcttccggggctgagcccgagtccgagccctggggtcgggcgaggcggagttcgtcgtcttccggggctgagcccgagtccgagccctggggtcgggcgaggcggagttcgtcgtcttccggagctgagcccgagtccgagccctggggtcgggcgaggcggagcttcctatggcgctcgaggccggacttggctgctgtcagcctcactctgtcgagtggcacagcagtcggagcggcgcaggcggcactatCCTCttatcaggccggtcagtggagcggcaaagtgactgtggtcacttcggctctgtcgactgaagggcgcgcgtcaggataaggtgccaggccacctttgcattaaatgctcctgcgatacggtcggtcggcgtggcgacttggccaaggttgcttcttagcgaagactgggcctcgggcgaactgaaggtgtgtccgttgctggagggggtcctcgggcgagacgtaaatcctccggggtcggctgccttgcccgaggctgggctcgggcgaggcgaggtcgtgtcccttgagtggaccgagccttgacttaattgtacccatcaagccttcgcagctttgtgctgatgggggttaccagctgagattaggagtcttgagggtactcctaattatggtccccgacagtagccccgagcctcgaagggagtgttaatactcgcttggaggcttttgtcgcacttttttgcaaggggaccggcctttctcggttgcgttttgttccagcgggtgcgcgcgagcgcacccgccgggtgtagcccccgaggcctcggaggagtggtttgactccttcgaggtcttaatgcgtttcgtgatgcttcggccggtgtggttgttccctcatgcgagctggccgtagcccgggtgcacggtcgggtcccaagttctcgggctggtatgttgacgctgtcaacggtttggccggagccgggtttgcgagagcagcccccgagcccctgcacagagcaagaggacggtcaaggacagactcgacttttttacatacgcccctgcgtcgcctttccgcaaggaggaggggagagaagcgccatgttgcccttggagggcgccgaacatggtgtctccagtgagctgctgacgggtaatccgagtggacgcccgtgccccatttgttagaggtcggctagaggcccggaggcgcgctccaaaagtacctgcgggttatctgtcagacccggtccccttttgatggggtctgagggctcgatgcctccctctgatgggattccgttacaagatcgttcccgctgatctcggaaatgtcctagggtacctcgggagcgtagcccgagccttggttatgtatcgaacgtacccagggtcatccctcgctctgcgtctgaggcggctgtgaacccttcgagggccagcctacgaacccctgatcagtagtgggcgcggagcccgagtggcctgaggcggccgttgaacccttccgaggggccggccttcgaacctctgaccagtagtgggcgttgagcccgagcgctctgaggcggctgttgaacccctccgaggggccaaccttcgaacctctgatcagtaggggggctcagggcccgtttcctttgcggagaaggatccctttcggggtatcccctttcccggtccctgttgtaagagagagaaagaggaagaggaaaaggatacgaaaatcaaatgacgtggcataccttttttgacgcggtcattatggcggaggtgaagcgtcgcctgcttcgcccgccaaaggtgccacctgtcccgccgcagagttaatgcgacgggacaagtggttcgcggggcagccgttgtgcgtgtgagccgttcgaggaacgggtgtttcgctttgagttttgaatcccgctgtgggttcgggcgacgcgttgaacgggtctcgcctgggtctttatatattcgggagagggaccggtgacggttctttgctctgctacttgcctccttcttaggttttcgcaacccgagggaatagccagagaaaaggaaaccacccacccagtcctttccgccgccacctcctctgcttggtgatggccgaccgggtgaccattgttccgccgcgcgacccgtggcctttctccaccgtcacggcggatgacctggaggccctcgtcgctgagggtttacttcgccctctctccgatgagaggcagccggagtggatgccccccccgagcggagccgccccgtccccgccgccggggtatgtcgtgagcttcgtctcctttcacgaacgggggtttggagtgccggcaagccgttttatgcggacgattctgcatgtctacagggtggagctgcacaacctcagccctaactccatctcgcaagccgccatcttcgcagcggtttacgaaggatacttggggattgaccctcactgggacctgtggactcatttcttctccgcggagctttttgcttcgccaacgggggagagaagggtccacgcggcagtgcgggccggtggctgcatcctccagctgaggcaggcgcgggcgccgcaGTATATTCCCGTCGTctttgcgtcctcgaacaaagggtggcagcgccggtggttttatctccgaaatgacgacgagaggctcccgtcgttttctcagcgagtggtgaccgtcgccgccgatgcctggcgctacgggaccccgcacgacagacagaagaatctccagccccttctgaaggccctggaggtgttgcggaaaggagggctcaccgctgcgggagtggttgccgccattcatcgccggagggtgcttcccttgacggggcggcggttgccgctttgggagatgacgccggaggccgacttggagggtttgcgaaTGTCCTCGGATCCCTTTCCCGTCAACGACCTCTACGGGCGGGTagccgtcgcgttggggaaaccggacgccggcgccctttcccagcccttgatgcgtcccgaccgcgggtgtgtgtccctggtgagtgtccgctccttctttctccttgcgtcggattgcccttggttctcacagccgagactttccGTCTGTCcctaggaggtagggtggcacaagccttcccggccaccggtcccggaggacgcggtggaccgagctacGCGGAGGGTTgctgcggagaagaggaaggagaaaaaggacacaaagaaggctcgggcccgcgagcggatgcgggctcgggacgccttggaaaggctccgtcgtcggcaggagagggatgggctcccgagggagccgtcgccggaaacgcctgacgacgatgacgatgaagacgatgacgaagacgacgatatggctgctcgccttggcctcagcccggatctgaggctgggccaggagtcgtcaagccagcccccgagcgggctggcgccgtcggtttccggggccgggacgtcggggtcccggtccgaagagcgggggcagaccgagggggtacttgacccctcggctggggaagttgaggtgaccccggggagtcaggtcgagctgcctgttccccgagaaccgtcgcccgtgccggctgcgcaggagggcgatcctcaggtcatcgtggctgcgcctgggcagtccgtctctcgAGCGTCCagggcgcccaaggcgaggatggtaccgaagctggcagcgaggcagacctcggcggtaccttcgggggtcgaggttcgagagacctccccacaagcacgattgatcatggcccggagtgggtaagtaccttaggatgtcttcgtcctggctccccCTTTGTATGTCCCGACCTTGACTTCCCTT harbors:
- the LOC118473536 gene encoding zinc finger BED domain-containing protein RICESLEEPER 2 gives rise to the protein MDLDPAAEDEEAERQLEDHNEAMDARQALLGVGVTHLDPVDLEDFVASRTGTGTATDSTSPPASTTASAGGGSRKRSKVWNNFDELTNLVNGKRVRYAARCKFCHETLSARSSSGTGHLLRHNCSAKKAHDRSGQTQTVLKYNPDGSLQRWEYCPSVARNELCRLIARDDLPLWHGSTDAFQEYITRAHNPRFVHVSRQTTARDMIKLYNERKVNLIGTLKTDVTSVCLTSDIWAGKAKEDYLSVVAHFVNSHWEIEKRLLGLRLIDGKHSGVSIANLVATMIDDYALTDKVFAITLDNASSNNTAMKYLRPFLSGYLGVPAPVVTDDDDDSFTPTDDDLCTMFLHQRCSCHVINLIVKAGLQHLKAYIDDFRTAITFLNASNQRIAAYKSYCMSMAIRPRKFGVDMDVRWNSTYLMLKHLVPYKSSFSVFIKTQYPLHSDGTPLLTDDHWTIAEKVLSFLELFYESTVALSGVYYPTATLMLHHILRIARHLNAFENDRLLRAAVVPMKDKFLKYWRDIPILYAVAFILDPRAKMRGFNKLLVRLASLTGTNYSNVPIEVRSKLSKIFQLYEAKFGDTRLRANQHPTSLGSGKKKMAWDEIYGDDDYDGELSVGRRPGSSSISTAASTSELASYLDSDTITEFDEDFNVLSWWHQHKLTYPILALLAKDVLTVPASTISSESTFSLAGRVIEERRRRLAPDMVEVLSCIKDWELADAHLQHTVEEETRELEAEHENLYLDDPEEHNQ